One stretch of Variovorax sp. 54 DNA includes these proteins:
- a CDS encoding CoA-acylating methylmalonate-semialdehyde dehydrogenase has protein sequence MDATTTPSTQVATVKLLIGGKFVESKTTEWRDVVNPATQQVLARVPFATQAELDAAVASAKEAFKTWRKTPLGARARIFLKLQQLIRENMGELAAILTAEQGKTLPDAEGDVFRGLEVVEHASNIGNLQLGELANNVANGVDTYTLLQPLGVCAGITPFNFPAMIPLWMFPMAIVTGNTFVLKPSEQDPMVTMRLCELALEAGVPPGVLNVIHGGEAIVNGICDHADIKAISFVGSTKVGTHVYNRATLAGKRAQCMMGAKNHAIVMPDANKEQTLNALAGASFGAAGQRCMAVSVAVLVGEARNWVPELIAKAKTLKIGAGTEKGVDVGPLVSCAAFDRVNSLIERGEADGAKLALDGRKPTVPGYEKGNFVGPTIFTGVKPGMTIYDQEVFGPVLCIADAETIDEAIELINSNPNGNGTAIFTQSGAAARRFQEDIDVGQVGINVPIPVPVPMFSFTGSRASKLGDLGPYGKQVIMFYTQTKTVTARWFDDSTVSQGVNTTISLK, from the coding sequence ATGGACGCCACCACCACCCCCTCGACGCAAGTCGCCACCGTCAAGCTGCTGATCGGCGGCAAGTTCGTCGAATCGAAGACCACCGAATGGCGCGACGTCGTCAACCCGGCCACGCAGCAGGTGCTGGCCCGCGTGCCCTTCGCCACCCAGGCCGAACTCGACGCCGCCGTGGCCTCCGCCAAGGAAGCCTTCAAGACCTGGCGCAAGACTCCCCTGGGCGCGCGCGCCCGCATCTTCCTGAAGCTGCAGCAGCTCATCCGCGAGAACATGGGCGAGCTGGCCGCGATCCTCACGGCCGAGCAGGGCAAGACGCTGCCGGACGCCGAAGGCGACGTGTTCCGCGGCCTCGAAGTGGTCGAGCACGCCTCGAACATCGGCAACCTGCAACTGGGCGAGCTGGCCAACAACGTGGCCAACGGCGTCGACACCTACACGCTGCTGCAGCCGCTGGGCGTGTGCGCCGGCATCACGCCGTTCAACTTCCCCGCCATGATCCCGCTGTGGATGTTCCCGATGGCCATCGTCACCGGCAACACCTTCGTGCTCAAGCCCTCCGAACAAGACCCGATGGTCACGATGCGCCTGTGCGAACTCGCGCTCGAAGCCGGCGTGCCGCCGGGCGTGCTGAACGTGATTCATGGCGGCGAAGCCATCGTCAACGGCATCTGCGACCACGCCGACATCAAGGCGATCAGCTTCGTCGGCTCGACCAAGGTCGGCACGCACGTCTACAACCGCGCCACGCTGGCCGGCAAGCGCGCGCAATGCATGATGGGCGCGAAGAACCACGCCATCGTGATGCCCGACGCCAACAAGGAGCAGACGCTCAACGCACTGGCCGGCGCGAGCTTCGGCGCAGCCGGTCAGCGCTGCATGGCGGTGTCGGTCGCGGTGCTGGTGGGCGAGGCGCGCAACTGGGTGCCCGAGCTGATCGCCAAGGCCAAGACGCTGAAGATTGGCGCCGGTACTGAAAAGGGCGTGGACGTGGGCCCGCTGGTGTCATGCGCCGCCTTCGACCGCGTGAACAGCCTCATCGAACGCGGCGAAGCCGACGGCGCCAAGCTGGCGCTCGACGGTCGCAAGCCGACTGTGCCCGGCTACGAGAAGGGCAACTTCGTCGGCCCGACGATCTTCACCGGCGTGAAGCCCGGCATGACGATTTATGACCAGGAAGTGTTCGGCCCCGTGCTGTGCATTGCCGACGCCGAGACCATCGACGAAGCCATCGAGCTGATCAACAGCAACCCGAACGGCAACGGCACGGCGATCTTCACGCAGTCGGGCGCCGCGGCGCGCCGCTTCCAGGAAGACATCGACGTGGGCCAGGTCGGCATCAACGTGCCGATCCCGGTGCCGGTCCCGATGTTCTCGTTCACCGGTTCGCGCGCCTCGAAGCTCGGCGACCTGGGCCCGTACGGCAAGCAGGTCATCATGTTCTACACGCAGACCAAGACGGTCACGGCGCGCTGGTTCGACGACAGCACTGTGAGCCAGGGCGTCAACACGACGATCAGCCTCAAGTGA
- a CDS encoding lysozyme inhibitor LprI family protein: MAALALLAGGAQAAGSDEPVDCNPNGNQQQMNDCALRDFRAADAELNIRYGEVMKTLSPQMRVALRTEQRTWLKGRDPGCKRAAKANEGGSIWPLVFNACLEKSTRKRTAELDLWKGRQQ; the protein is encoded by the coding sequence ATGGCGGCGCTTGCCTTGCTGGCCGGCGGGGCGCAGGCGGCCGGCTCTGATGAGCCGGTCGACTGCAACCCCAACGGTAACCAGCAGCAGATGAACGACTGCGCGCTGCGCGATTTCCGCGCGGCCGACGCCGAGCTCAACATCCGCTACGGCGAGGTGATGAAGACGCTCTCACCGCAGATGCGCGTCGCGCTGCGCACCGAACAGCGGACCTGGCTCAAGGGCCGCGACCCCGGTTGCAAGCGGGCCGCGAAGGCGAACGAAGGCGGATCGATCTGGCCGCTGGTGTTCAACGCGTGCCTGGAAAAATCGACCCGCAAACGCACCGCCGAACTGGACCTCTGGAAGGGTCGTCAACAATGA
- a CDS encoding acyl-CoA dehydrogenase family protein: protein MNFELSEEQNAFAQTARDFAQAEFAPHAAQWDAEAIFPKEAIAKAGELGFCGLYAPERIGGLGLPRLDSALVFEEMAAVDPSTTAFITIHNMATWMLGTWATDAVAQQWGEDLTSGRKLASYCLTEPGAGSDAGSLKTRAELQGAEYVINGNKAFISGAGSTDVLVLMARTGGAGASGISAFAVPADAPGVSYGKKEHKMGWNSQPTRTINFDNVRVPAQNLLGKEGEGFRIAMKGLDGGRINIATCSVGAAQGALDAARRYLHERQQFGKPIASFQALQFKLADMATELVAARQMVRLAASKLDAGHVDASTYCAMAKRFATDAGFNVCNDALQLHGGYGYLSEFPLERLVRDTRVHQILEGTNEIMRVIVARKLLEGDSDIR from the coding sequence ATGAATTTCGAACTGTCCGAAGAACAGAACGCCTTTGCGCAGACCGCACGCGACTTTGCGCAGGCCGAGTTCGCGCCGCACGCCGCGCAGTGGGACGCTGAAGCCATCTTTCCGAAGGAGGCCATCGCCAAGGCGGGCGAGTTGGGCTTCTGCGGCCTGTACGCGCCCGAGCGCATCGGCGGCCTGGGCCTGCCGCGGCTCGACTCGGCGCTGGTGTTCGAGGAAATGGCCGCGGTCGATCCCTCGACCACGGCCTTCATCACGATCCACAACATGGCGACGTGGATGCTCGGCACCTGGGCCACCGACGCGGTGGCGCAGCAGTGGGGCGAAGACCTCACGAGCGGGCGCAAGCTGGCGTCGTACTGCCTGACAGAACCGGGTGCGGGCTCCGACGCCGGCTCGCTGAAGACGCGGGCTGAACTGCAGGGCGCCGAGTACGTCATCAATGGCAACAAGGCCTTCATCTCCGGCGCCGGCTCGACCGACGTGCTGGTGCTCATGGCGCGCACGGGCGGCGCAGGCGCGAGTGGCATCTCGGCCTTCGCGGTGCCGGCCGACGCGCCGGGCGTGAGCTACGGCAAGAAGGAGCACAAGATGGGCTGGAACAGCCAGCCCACGCGCACCATCAACTTCGACAACGTGCGCGTGCCCGCGCAGAACCTGCTGGGCAAGGAAGGCGAGGGCTTTCGCATCGCCATGAAGGGCCTGGACGGCGGGCGCATCAACATCGCGACCTGCTCGGTGGGCGCGGCGCAAGGTGCGCTCGACGCGGCGCGCCGCTACCTGCACGAGCGCCAGCAGTTCGGCAAGCCGATCGCGAGTTTCCAGGCGCTGCAGTTCAAGCTGGCCGACATGGCGACCGAGCTGGTCGCCGCGCGGCAGATGGTGCGGCTGGCTGCGAGCAAGCTCGACGCGGGCCATGTGGATGCGAGCACCTATTGCGCCATGGCCAAGCGCTTCGCGACCGATGCGGGCTTCAACGTCTGCAACGACGCGTTGCAACTGCACGGCGGCTACGGCTACCTGAGCGAGTTCCCGCTCGAGCGTCTGGTGCGCGACACGCGCGTGCACCAGATCCTCGAAGGCACCAACGAAATCATGCGCGTCATCGTTGCGCGAAAATTGCTGGAAGGCGACAGCGACATCCGCTGA
- a CDS encoding enoyl-CoA hydratase/isomerase family protein, which produces MTDNVVLFNEIKTAGGQRFAVATLNAPASLNALSVDMVRLLTPKLREWAADAGIVGVLLDAAGEKAFCAGGDLRQLYQTLLDCGPERNTYAEDFFREEYELDHLIHTFPKPFLCWGHGIVMGGGVGLLAGASHRVMTLQSRIAMPEINIGLYPDVGGSWFLRRTPGRTGLFLALTAANINAHDTIFCGLADVLVPQERKADVLAAIASTQWAGGDARADRATLSRILAKAGEGTEMPASKVREHYDTINALMAGDDLLDIAKRLRDVQSDDAWLQTASKTFTKGAPSSIALSFELWQRVPRMSLAEVFRLEYWASLGFCANKDFAEGIRAVLVDKDRNPRWNPATLEEITPAFVEDHLRPRGEMPAELASLT; this is translated from the coding sequence ATGACCGACAACGTAGTTCTCTTCAACGAAATCAAGACCGCCGGCGGCCAGCGCTTTGCCGTCGCCACGCTCAATGCACCGGCTTCGCTCAACGCGCTGTCCGTGGACATGGTGCGCCTGCTCACGCCCAAGCTGCGCGAGTGGGCGGCCGACGCCGGCATCGTCGGTGTGCTGCTGGACGCGGCGGGCGAGAAGGCCTTCTGCGCCGGCGGCGACCTGCGCCAGCTCTACCAGACGCTGCTCGACTGCGGCCCCGAGCGCAACACCTACGCCGAAGACTTCTTCCGCGAAGAGTACGAGCTCGACCACCTGATCCACACCTTCCCCAAGCCCTTCCTGTGCTGGGGTCACGGCATCGTGATGGGCGGCGGCGTGGGCCTGCTGGCAGGTGCCTCGCACCGCGTGATGACGCTGCAAAGCCGCATCGCCATGCCCGAGATCAACATCGGCCTGTACCCCGACGTGGGCGGCAGCTGGTTCCTGCGCCGCACGCCGGGCCGCACGGGCCTCTTCCTGGCGCTCACGGCCGCCAACATCAACGCGCACGACACCATCTTCTGCGGCCTGGCCGACGTGCTGGTGCCGCAGGAGCGCAAGGCCGACGTGCTCGCCGCCATCGCGTCCACGCAGTGGGCCGGCGGCGACGCGCGGGCCGACCGCGCCACGCTGTCGCGCATCCTCGCCAAGGCGGGCGAGGGCACCGAGATGCCCGCGTCGAAGGTGCGCGAGCACTACGACACCATCAACGCGCTGATGGCCGGCGACGACCTGCTCGACATCGCGAAACGTCTGCGCGACGTGCAGAGCGACGACGCGTGGCTGCAGACCGCATCGAAGACTTTCACCAAGGGCGCGCCGAGCTCCATCGCGCTGAGCTTCGAGCTCTGGCAGCGCGTGCCGCGCATGTCGCTGGCCGAAGTGTTCCGCCTCGAATACTGGGCCTCGCTGGGCTTCTGCGCGAACAAGGATTTCGCCGAAGGCATCCGCGCCGTGCTGGTCGACAAGGACCGCAACCCGCGCTGGAACCCCGCCACGCTTGAAGAGATCACGCCCGCTTTCGTCGAAGACCACCTGCGCCCGCGCGGCGAGATGCCGGCCGAGCTGGCGTCGTTGACCTGA
- the mmsB gene encoding 3-hydroxyisobutyrate dehydrogenase: protein MKIAFIGLGNMGGPMALNLHKAGHTLSAFDLSAEACKKFGAEGLPIATSAAETVAGAEVVISMLPASAHVEGLFLGGAGKPGLLDSIQAGTLVIDSSTIAAATSRKVAEAAAAKGIAMIDAPVSGGTGGAIAGTLTFMVGGETADLERARPVLEKMGANIFHAGAAGAGQTAKICNNMLLGILMIGTSEALALGVANGLDPKVLSEIMRRSSGGNWALEKYNPMPGVMETSPASKNYAGGFGTDLMLKDLGLAQENASAVRASTPLGGLARSLYAAHSLAGHGALDFSSVLKLVQKAG, encoded by the coding sequence ATGAAGATCGCATTCATCGGCCTGGGCAACATGGGCGGCCCGATGGCCCTGAACCTGCACAAGGCCGGCCACACGCTCAGCGCCTTCGACCTCTCGGCCGAGGCCTGCAAGAAGTTCGGCGCCGAGGGCCTGCCGATCGCGACCTCGGCCGCCGAGACGGTGGCCGGTGCCGAAGTGGTGATCAGCATGCTGCCCGCCAGCGCGCACGTCGAGGGCCTGTTCCTCGGCGGCGCCGGCAAGCCCGGCCTGCTCGACAGCATCCAGGCCGGCACGCTGGTGATCGACAGCAGCACCATTGCCGCTGCCACCTCGCGCAAGGTGGCCGAGGCCGCCGCTGCCAAGGGCATTGCGATGATCGATGCGCCCGTGTCGGGCGGCACCGGCGGTGCGATTGCCGGCACGCTGACCTTCATGGTCGGCGGTGAAACGGCAGACCTGGAGCGCGCGCGCCCGGTGCTCGAGAAGATGGGCGCCAACATCTTCCACGCCGGCGCGGCCGGTGCGGGCCAGACTGCCAAGATCTGCAACAACATGCTGCTCGGCATCCTGATGATCGGCACCTCGGAAGCGCTCGCGCTGGGCGTGGCCAATGGGCTCGATCCGAAGGTGCTGTCGGAAATCATGCGCCGCAGCTCGGGCGGCAACTGGGCGCTCGAGAAGTACAACCCGATGCCGGGCGTGATGGAGACGTCGCCCGCCTCGAAGAACTACGCGGGCGGTTTCGGCACCGACCTGATGCTCAAGGACCTGGGGCTGGCCCAGGAAAACGCGAGCGCAGTGCGTGCTTCCACGCCGCTGGGCGGCCTGGCGCGCAGCCTGTACGCGGCACACAGCCTTGCGGGCCACGGCGCGCTCGATTTCTCGAGCGTGCTGAAGCTGGTTCAGAAGGCCGGCTGA
- a CDS encoding MFS transporter has protein sequence MTSPKTLDTPAIPRPRFFHGWLVVAGAFAVMFVGFGCAYTFSAFLDALQRDFGASRGEVSLVFSLAGFLYFGLGVFSGPLADRWGARRLAVAGMVLVGLGLALASQARSLTQIFWAYGLGVGLGVGASYVPVLGAVQRWFVRQRGFASGLAVSGIGVGTLAMPPLASWLIDTLGWRDAYLALGVLAAVVGVGLALLVENDPRARGLGPDGDPPKAQASAALPSGASVREAIGSGRFAGLYAACLISSFGLFVPFVHLVPYALDHGVAASSAVLLLGAIGVGSTAGRFFLGGLADRMGRHYALPLMSAGMALSLVVWAVSGGFWGLALFAFAYGVFYGGFVALLPALVMDWFGGRHIGAIIGILYTSVAIGTLIGPSAAGFAFDLTRSYLLPILVAIGANLVAAGLLLAMARRGRRAAQPAF, from the coding sequence ATGACATCTCCGAAAACGCTCGACACCCCTGCCATTCCGCGCCCCCGCTTCTTCCACGGCTGGCTCGTGGTCGCCGGCGCCTTCGCCGTGATGTTCGTGGGCTTCGGCTGCGCCTACACCTTCAGCGCGTTCCTCGACGCACTGCAGCGCGACTTCGGCGCGTCGCGCGGTGAGGTGTCGCTGGTGTTCTCGCTCGCGGGTTTCCTGTACTTCGGCCTCGGCGTGTTCAGCGGCCCGCTCGCCGACCGCTGGGGCGCACGGCGGCTCGCGGTCGCGGGCATGGTGCTGGTCGGCCTCGGGCTGGCGCTCGCGAGCCAGGCGCGCAGCCTGACGCAGATCTTCTGGGCGTATGGGCTCGGTGTCGGCCTCGGCGTGGGGGCCTCGTACGTGCCGGTGCTGGGCGCGGTGCAGCGCTGGTTCGTGCGCCAGCGCGGCTTCGCCTCGGGGCTCGCGGTGAGCGGCATCGGCGTGGGCACGCTGGCGATGCCGCCGCTGGCCTCGTGGCTCATCGACACGCTGGGCTGGCGCGATGCCTACCTGGCGCTCGGCGTGCTCGCGGCCGTGGTCGGCGTGGGCCTGGCGCTGCTGGTGGAGAACGATCCGCGCGCACGCGGCCTCGGCCCTGACGGCGATCCGCCGAAGGCGCAAGCATCCGCCGCGCTGCCGTCCGGCGCCTCGGTGCGCGAGGCCATCGGCTCCGGCCGTTTCGCCGGGCTGTACGCGGCCTGCCTCATCAGCTCGTTCGGCTTGTTCGTGCCCTTCGTGCACCTGGTGCCCTACGCGCTCGACCACGGCGTGGCTGCGTCATCGGCGGTGCTGCTGCTCGGTGCGATCGGCGTCGGCAGCACGGCGGGCCGCTTCTTCCTCGGCGGACTGGCCGACCGCATGGGCCGGCACTACGCGCTGCCGCTGATGTCGGCGGGCATGGCGCTGTCGCTGGTGGTGTGGGCCGTGTCAGGCGGGTTCTGGGGGTTGGCCCTGTTCGCCTTCGCCTACGGCGTGTTCTACGGTGGCTTCGTGGCGTTGCTGCCCGCGCTGGTGATGGACTGGTTCGGCGGGCGCCACATCGGCGCGATCATCGGCATCCTGTACACCAGCGTGGCGATCGGCACGCTGATCGGGCCGAGCGCCGCGGGTTTCGCCTTCGACCTCACGCGCAGCTACCTGCTGCCGATCCTCGTGGCGATCGGCGCCAACCTCGTGGCGGCCGGCCTGCTGCTCGCGATGGCGCGGCGCGGCCGGCGCGCCGCTCAGCCGGCCTTCTGA
- a CDS encoding LysR family transcriptional regulator — MMQSILEIRHLRTLAALRDTGSLVRAAQLLNLTQSALSHQIKLLEDRYGAQLFERKSVPPQFSTTGLRLLQLADTALPLIEEAERDVARLALGRSGQLRIVVECHTCFDWLMPAMDAFRQRWPEIELDIVSGFHPDPIALVMQNRAEVAIVSEEDPDETVDYHALFRFEIVALLANDHALTARPHLTARHFADQTLITYPVPDEMLDIVRQVLAPAGVEPAHRRTTELTVAMLQLVASGRGVATLPLWAVQNYLDRGYVTARRVGAKGLTGRLYMACTQATSARPWLDDFVRVTRESCFKSLPGIELL; from the coding sequence ATGATGCAGTCCATCCTCGAAATCCGCCACCTGCGCACGCTGGCCGCGTTGCGCGACACCGGCAGCCTGGTGCGCGCGGCGCAGCTGCTCAACCTCACGCAGTCGGCGCTGTCGCACCAGATCAAGCTGCTCGAAGACCGCTACGGCGCCCAGCTGTTCGAGCGCAAGTCGGTGCCGCCGCAGTTCAGCACCACGGGGCTGCGGCTGCTGCAGCTGGCCGACACCGCGCTGCCGCTCATCGAAGAGGCCGAGCGCGACGTGGCGCGGCTGGCGCTGGGGCGCAGCGGGCAACTGCGCATCGTGGTCGAGTGCCACACCTGCTTCGACTGGCTGATGCCCGCGATGGACGCCTTTCGCCAGCGCTGGCCCGAGATCGAACTCGACATCGTCTCGGGCTTCCACCCCGACCCGATCGCGCTCGTGATGCAGAACCGCGCCGAGGTGGCGATCGTCTCCGAGGAAGACCCCGATGAAACGGTCGACTACCACGCGCTGTTCCGCTTCGAGATCGTGGCGCTGCTGGCCAACGACCACGCGCTGACGGCCAGGCCGCACCTCACGGCGCGCCACTTCGCCGACCAGACGCTCATCACCTACCCCGTGCCCGACGAGATGCTCGACATCGTGCGGCAGGTGCTGGCGCCCGCCGGCGTCGAGCCCGCGCACCGGCGCACGACCGAGCTCACGGTGGCGATGCTGCAGCTGGTGGCGAGCGGGCGCGGCGTGGCAACGCTGCCGCTGTGGGCGGTGCAGAATTACCTCGACCGCGGCTACGTCACGGCACGCCGCGTGGGCGCCAAGGGCCTGACGGGGCGGCTCTACATGGCCTGCACGCAGGCGACGTCGGCACGGCCCTGGCTGGACGACTTCGTGCGCGTCACGCGCGAGAGTTGCTTCAAGAGCCTGCCGGGGATCGAATTGCTGTGA
- the metE gene encoding 5-methyltetrahydropteroyltriglutamate--homocysteine S-methyltransferase encodes MTTRTHILGFPRMGARRELKFALEKHWRGETDHAALEAVGDTLRARHWQAQRDAGLDFVTVGDFAFYDHVANHIQLLGCEPARFDFSGDEPELSRYFKMARGVEDEAGHVHGDSCTHGAEGTFALEMTKWFDTNYHYLVPEFKADTQFKLASTRLFDEVAQAQQAGHAVKAVLLGPLSFLYLGKEKTAGFDRFSLLDALLPVYEQVLNRLKQQGVEWVQIDEPILGLDLPEAWRNAFERAYWQLARSAPKLMLATYFSPLSENLRLACQLPVAGLHVDAVRAPQELTGVADWLPAHKVLSVGVVDGRNIWRTDVDVALGKLRPVAEKHQGELWIAPSCSLLHVPFSLAAETKLDTELTSWLAFAIEKLDELRVLRAAVDGDEASVAAELKAARAAVAARRASPRVHRADVALRLARSVVGDDRRVSAFPLRQQLQRTRFALPALPTTTIGSFPQTADIRAARAAFKRGELDAAGYREKMRAEIALAVRKQEELGIDVLVHGEAERNDMVEYFGEQLDGFAFTANGWVQSYGSRCVKPPVIFGDVARPAPMTVEWTAYAQSLTKLPMKGMLTGPVTILQWSFVRDDQPRATTCEQIAWAIRDEVNDLEGAGIGIIQIDEPAIREGLPLRRAGWPAYLKAATRAFRISASGVRDQTQIHTHMCYSEFNDILPEIAAMDADVITIETSRSDMELLRGFGGENNSGGFRYPNEIGPGVYDIHSPRVPSVDEIVRLMRKAAQVVPGENLWINPDCGLKTRGWPETEAALSNMVAAAKLLREELAQA; translated from the coding sequence ATGACCACCCGTACCCACATCCTCGGCTTTCCGCGCATGGGCGCCCGCCGGGAACTCAAGTTCGCCCTCGAAAAGCACTGGCGCGGCGAGACCGACCATGCCGCACTCGAAGCCGTCGGCGACACCTTGCGCGCGCGCCACTGGCAGGCGCAGCGCGATGCGGGGCTCGACTTCGTGACCGTGGGCGACTTCGCCTTCTACGACCACGTGGCCAACCACATCCAGCTGCTCGGCTGCGAGCCGGCGCGTTTCGACTTCAGCGGCGACGAGCCCGAGCTGTCGCGCTACTTCAAGATGGCGCGCGGCGTGGAAGACGAGGCGGGCCACGTGCACGGCGACAGCTGCACCCACGGCGCCGAAGGCACCTTCGCGCTCGAGATGACCAAGTGGTTCGACACCAACTACCACTACCTTGTGCCCGAGTTCAAGGCCGACACGCAGTTCAAGCTCGCATCGACGCGCCTGTTCGACGAGGTCGCGCAGGCGCAGCAGGCCGGCCACGCGGTCAAGGCCGTGCTGCTGGGGCCGCTGAGCTTCCTGTACCTGGGCAAGGAGAAGACCGCCGGCTTCGACCGCTTCTCGCTGCTCGATGCGCTGCTGCCGGTGTACGAGCAAGTGCTGAACCGCCTGAAGCAGCAGGGCGTGGAATGGGTGCAGATCGACGAGCCCATCCTCGGCCTGGACCTGCCCGAGGCCTGGCGCAACGCCTTCGAGCGCGCGTACTGGCAACTGGCCCGCAGCGCGCCCAAGCTGATGCTGGCCACGTACTTCTCGCCGCTGTCCGAGAACCTGCGCCTGGCCTGCCAGTTGCCGGTGGCCGGCCTGCACGTCGATGCCGTGCGCGCACCGCAGGAGCTGACCGGCGTGGCCGACTGGCTGCCGGCGCACAAGGTGCTGTCGGTCGGCGTGGTCGATGGTCGCAACATCTGGCGCACCGACGTTGATGTGGCGCTGGGCAAGCTCAGGCCCGTGGCCGAGAAGCACCAAGGCGAGTTGTGGATCGCGCCGTCGTGTTCGTTGCTGCATGTGCCGTTCAGCCTCGCGGCCGAGACGAAGCTCGACACCGAATTGACCTCGTGGCTCGCCTTTGCGATCGAGAAGCTCGATGAGTTGCGCGTGCTGCGCGCCGCCGTCGATGGCGACGAGGCCTCGGTGGCCGCCGAACTCAAGGCCGCGCGTGCTGCCGTGGCCGCGCGCCGCGCCAGCCCGCGCGTGCACCGTGCCGACGTGGCGCTGCGCCTGGCGCGCAGCGTGGTCGGCGACGACCGCCGCGTCTCGGCCTTCCCATTGCGCCAGCAGCTGCAGCGCACGCGCTTCGCATTGCCCGCGCTGCCGACCACCACCATCGGCTCGTTCCCGCAGACCGCCGACATCCGCGCCGCCCGCGCCGCCTTCAAGCGCGGCGAACTCGACGCCGCCGGCTACCGCGAGAAGATGCGCGCGGAGATCGCCCTCGCCGTGCGCAAGCAGGAAGAACTTGGCATCGACGTGCTGGTGCATGGCGAGGCCGAGCGCAACGACATGGTCGAGTACTTCGGCGAGCAGCTCGACGGCTTCGCCTTCACGGCCAACGGCTGGGTGCAGTCGTACGGCTCGCGCTGCGTGAAGCCGCCGGTGATCTTCGGCGACGTGGCACGCCCGGCGCCGATGACGGTCGAATGGACTGCGTATGCGCAGAGCCTCACGAAGCTGCCGATGAAGGGCATGCTGACCGGCCCCGTGACCATCCTGCAGTGGTCCTTCGTGCGCGACGACCAGCCGCGCGCCACCACCTGCGAGCAGATCGCGTGGGCGATCCGCGACGAGGTGAACGACCTCGAGGGCGCGGGCATCGGCATCATCCAGATCGACGAGCCCGCCATCCGCGAAGGCCTGCCGCTGCGCCGCGCGGGCTGGCCGGCGTACCTGAAGGCGGCCACGCGCGCCTTCCGCATCAGCGCCTCGGGCGTGCGCGACCAGACGCAGATCCACACGCACATGTGCTATTCGGAATTCAACGACATCCTGCCGGAGATCGCGGCGATGGACGCCGACGTGATCACCATCGAGACCAGCCGCTCGGACATGGAGCTGCTGCGCGGCTTCGGCGGGGAGAACAATTCAGGGGGCTTCCGCTACCCGAACGAGATCGGCCCCGGCGTGTACGACATCCACTCGCCGCGCGTGCCCTCGGTCGACGAGATCGTGCGCCTCATGCGCAAGGCCGCGCAGGTGGTGCCGGGCGAGAACCTCTGGATCAACCCCGACTGCGGCCTTAAGACCCGTGGCTGGCCCGAGACCGAGGCGGCGCTGTCGAACATGGTGGCGGCTGCGAAGCTGCTGCGCGAGGAGCTGGCGCAGGCCTAA